The following proteins come from a genomic window of Iamia sp. SCSIO 61187:
- a CDS encoding ATP-binding protein produces the protein MSDVDLPPIEIEVPAELGSLGDLRAIVVGFARRVGFRDQFDVEVVASELVTNAIVHAGTAPIVTLTQVGHRRMEIAVADEDPRSPGPVDPYENGTRGHGLAIVATLSRTWGVRREGGSGKTVWAEVEEQRPLRLVDGCGPGAQAARPLGPRADPLRRA, from the coding sequence ATGTCCGACGTCGACCTGCCCCCCATCGAGATCGAGGTGCCCGCCGAGCTGGGCTCGCTGGGCGATCTGCGGGCGATCGTCGTCGGCTTCGCCCGCCGCGTCGGGTTCCGCGACCAGTTCGACGTCGAGGTGGTGGCGTCGGAGCTGGTCACCAACGCCATCGTCCACGCCGGGACCGCGCCGATCGTCACGCTCACCCAGGTCGGCCACCGGCGCATGGAGATCGCCGTGGCGGACGAGGACCCCCGGAGCCCGGGGCCGGTCGACCCCTACGAGAACGGGACCCGGGGCCACGGCCTCGCCATCGTCGCCACCCTCTCCCGGACCTGGGGCGTCCGCCGCGAGGGCGGCTCGGGCAAGACGGTCTGGGCCGAGGTCGAGGAGCAGCGTCCCCTCCGGCTGGTGGACGGGTGCGGCCCGGGTGCCCAGGCCGCCCGTCCGCTCGGCCCCCGCGCCGACCCGCTGCGGCGCGCCTGA
- a CDS encoding SDR family NAD(P)-dependent oxidoreductase: protein MDIQGRAAIVTGGGTGVGAATCRLLAARGCHVVVNYSRSVDAAEAVAAECRRSGVEAVAHRADVSVDADCAAMVEAAVARFGRLDLLVNNAGTTEFVAHDDLAGMSEEAWDRIMAVNLKGPFLCSRAAMPHLKADGGGEIVMTSSVAGLAGTGSSLAYCASKAGLNNLVVTLARVAGPEVRVNAVAPGFIDGEWLQQGLGDAYEAVKAMYAAQALTGRVSTPEDVAAAIVGLVTGSDQVTAHVVPVEGGALHHL, encoded by the coding sequence ATGGACATCCAGGGCCGCGCCGCGATCGTCACCGGCGGGGGCACGGGGGTGGGGGCGGCGACCTGCCGGCTCCTGGCCGCCCGGGGCTGCCACGTCGTCGTCAACTACTCCCGCTCGGTCGACGCCGCCGAGGCCGTCGCCGCCGAGTGCCGCCGGTCCGGGGTGGAGGCCGTCGCCCACCGGGCCGACGTGTCGGTCGACGCCGACTGCGCCGCCATGGTCGAGGCGGCCGTGGCCCGCTTCGGCCGGCTCGACCTGCTCGTCAACAACGCCGGGACGACCGAGTTCGTCGCCCACGACGACCTCGCCGGGATGAGCGAGGAGGCCTGGGACCGCATCATGGCGGTCAACCTCAAGGGGCCCTTCCTGTGCTCGCGGGCGGCCATGCCGCACCTGAAGGCCGACGGCGGCGGCGAGATCGTCATGACGTCGTCGGTGGCGGGGCTGGCCGGCACCGGGTCGTCGCTCGCCTACTGCGCCTCCAAGGCCGGGCTGAACAACCTCGTCGTCACGCTGGCGCGCGTCGCCGGTCCCGAGGTGCGGGTCAACGCCGTCGCCCCCGGCTTCATCGACGGCGAGTGGCTCCAGCAGGGCCTCGGCGATGCCTACGAGGCGGTGAAGGCGATGTACGCGGCGCAGGCGCTCACCGGGCGGGTGTCCACCCCCGAGGACGTCGCCGCCGCCATCGTCGGCCTGGTCACCGGCAGCGACCAGGTGACGGCCCACGTCGTGCCCGTCGAGGGCGGGGCCCTGCACCACCTCTGA
- a CDS encoding DUF4214 domain-containing protein, with amino-acid sequence MGRRGVTAVVAALAGLGVVAPVGAPGGAQTLPPGPVWLVVDSDPGDDIGGGVDRSYTPSDADFRVYTYAREVQVVVAGAETWRIGLVRPSDEPQLEVGRYEAVPRADRGPDDGGLSISAEGRGCGDDDTSGWFEIDDVAYSGGVVTRLAARFEHTCAPDEAPGTGGTLRGEVRWDGSEPQPTNYIPPSPVPPTFPSAPAGHMPANSNAMWLARPQAELPDGSPFAVVAPLGEARIFPIGDASQVVADGHFPVQGITLVVKMRHVMSTRQPAYAPGLYEDLLAARDNPVLGGFETSPGVGGTCADGTGGADVVVDEVDLGPDETTFDDLRVRWLTTCAGRVVEQGEVRYQWPAPNGAPAAPTAVSAAAGSASTVVSWTPPASGPTPTGYVVTTFVDGLARETSATAGAGATSVVVPTPDPGIHTFKVAAVGSAGTGRRSVASEPVAVPGPDLGPFASISAFVRQQHLDLAGRQPTRAELQTVARALAGGEVTPQEVVRDLRSRARLSARRAAITRLYRASFGRPPDTEGLTYWVQRVADGTSMSRVAQSFAASAEHRRLYGSLSDDAFVQRTYENVLGRAPDTAGHEFWVGRLRAGWSRGRVLLSFGLSAEHTLLSAGLVETVTTYVAMVGRVPSAGELPGSPTGRTPTGASSAASAELVRGLLGSTEYAARFG; translated from the coding sequence ATGGGTCGGAGGGGTGTCACGGCGGTCGTTGCCGCGCTGGCGGGTCTGGGGGTGGTGGCGCCGGTCGGTGCTCCGGGCGGGGCGCAGACCCTGCCACCGGGACCGGTGTGGCTCGTCGTCGACAGCGACCCAGGCGACGACATCGGTGGCGGCGTGGACCGGTCCTACACGCCCTCCGACGCCGACTTCCGGGTCTACACCTACGCCCGCGAGGTGCAGGTGGTGGTGGCCGGGGCCGAGACGTGGCGCATCGGGCTGGTCCGACCCTCGGATGAGCCCCAGCTCGAGGTAGGCCGGTACGAGGCTGTGCCCCGCGCCGATCGCGGACCCGACGACGGGGGCCTCTCGATCAGCGCCGAGGGTCGAGGGTGCGGCGACGACGACACGAGCGGCTGGTTCGAGATCGACGACGTCGCCTACTCCGGCGGGGTGGTGACCCGCCTGGCGGCCCGCTTCGAGCACACGTGCGCCCCGGACGAGGCGCCCGGCACCGGCGGGACCCTCCGCGGCGAGGTCCGCTGGGACGGGTCGGAGCCGCAGCCGACCAACTACATCCCGCCCTCGCCCGTGCCGCCGACGTTCCCCTCCGCCCCCGCAGGACACATGCCCGCGAACAGCAACGCCATGTGGCTGGCCCGCCCGCAGGCCGAGCTGCCCGACGGTTCGCCGTTCGCGGTGGTCGCCCCCCTCGGCGAGGCCCGCATCTTCCCGATCGGGGATGCGTCGCAGGTCGTCGCCGACGGCCACTTCCCCGTGCAGGGGATCACCCTGGTCGTGAAGATGCGCCACGTGATGTCGACGCGCCAGCCGGCCTACGCGCCGGGGCTCTACGAGGACCTGCTCGCCGCTCGGGACAACCCGGTGCTCGGCGGCTTCGAGACCTCCCCCGGGGTCGGGGGCACCTGTGCCGACGGCACCGGTGGGGCCGACGTGGTGGTCGACGAGGTCGACCTCGGTCCGGACGAGACGACCTTCGACGACCTACGAGTCCGCTGGCTGACCACGTGCGCCGGGCGCGTCGTCGAGCAGGGTGAGGTCCGCTACCAGTGGCCCGCCCCGAACGGCGCGCCGGCCGCGCCCACCGCTGTCAGCGCCGCCGCCGGCTCCGCCAGCACGGTCGTGTCGTGGACGCCACCCGCCTCGGGGCCGACCCCGACCGGCTACGTCGTCACCACCTTCGTGGACGGGCTGGCCCGCGAGACCTCGGCCACCGCCGGCGCCGGCGCGACCAGCGTCGTGGTTCCGACGCCTGACCCGGGCATCCACACGTTCAAGGTCGCCGCCGTCGGGTCGGCGGGCACGGGCCGCCGCTCCGTGGCCTCGGAACCGGTCGCCGTGCCGGGTCCCGACCTCGGCCCCTTCGCGTCGATCTCCGCGTTCGTCCGCCAGCAGCACCTCGACCTGGCGGGGCGGCAGCCGACGAGGGCAGAGCTCCAGACCGTCGCCCGGGCCCTGGCCGGCGGTGAGGTCACCCCACAGGAGGTCGTCCGCGACCTTCGGAGCCGGGCCCGGCTGTCGGCTCGACGCGCCGCCATCACCCGCCTGTACCGAGCGTCCTTCGGGCGGCCCCCGGACACCGAGGGGCTGACCTACTGGGTGCAGCGCGTCGCCGACGGCACCTCGATGAGCCGCGTCGCCCAGTCGTTCGCGGCCTCCGCCGAGCACCGCCGGCTGTACGGCTCGCTGTCCGACGACGCCTTCGTCCAGCGGACCTACGAGAACGTCCTGGGTCGTGCCCCCGACACCGCCGGGCACGAGTTCTGGGTCGGCCGGCTCCGGGCCGGCTGGAGCCGGGGACGCGTGCTCCTCTCGTTCGGCCTCTCCGCCGAGCACACGCTCCTCAGCGCCGGGCTCGTCGAGACGGTGACGACCTACGTCGCCATGGTCGGGCGGGTGCCGTCGGCCGGCGAGCTGCCCGGGAGCCCGACCGGTCGGACGCCGACCGGCGCGTCGAGCGCCGCCAGCGCCGAGCTCGTCCGCGGTCTCCTGGGCAGCACCGAGTACGCCGCTCGCTTCGGCTGA
- a CDS encoding peptidoglycan DD-metalloendopeptidase family protein, with translation MGELDHPTVVDLPLRGEWTVERTPAERIPSHGTDVMGQRYAYDLLRTDDRHGGRVHPAGALRWILVGGRTQDCYGWGEPVHAALGGEVVAAVDGEPERGWIHVLREAWAVLRTTLRFAARSGSIDPVQLAGNHVIVRTAHVFAVYAHLAPGSVVVVPGQQVVVGDVVGRLGHSGNSTAPHLHFHLMDSPDPMRAHGIPCAFATYDLRRDGRWHPVRAGIPERGDRVRSPGTGP, from the coding sequence GTGGGTGAGCTCGACCACCCCACCGTCGTCGACCTCCCTCTGCGCGGCGAGTGGACCGTCGAGCGCACGCCGGCGGAGCGGATCCCGAGCCACGGCACCGACGTGATGGGGCAGCGCTACGCCTACGACCTCCTCCGCACCGACGACCGGCACGGCGGGCGCGTCCACCCCGCCGGGGCGCTGCGGTGGATCCTCGTCGGGGGGCGAACCCAGGACTGCTACGGGTGGGGTGAGCCCGTCCACGCCGCCCTCGGGGGCGAGGTGGTCGCAGCGGTCGACGGTGAGCCGGAGCGCGGGTGGATCCACGTCCTCCGCGAGGCGTGGGCCGTCCTGCGGACCACGCTCCGGTTCGCGGCGCGGTCAGGGTCGATCGACCCGGTGCAGCTCGCCGGGAACCACGTGATCGTCCGCACCGCCCACGTGTTCGCGGTCTACGCCCACCTCGCGCCGGGCAGCGTCGTCGTGGTCCCGGGCCAGCAGGTCGTCGTCGGGGACGTGGTCGGGCGGCTCGGCCACAGCGGGAACTCGACCGCACCGCACCTGCACTTCCACCTGATGGACTCCCCCGACCCGATGCGGGCCCATGGGATCCCCTGTGCCTTCGCCACGTACGACCTCCGGCGCGACGGCCGCTGGCACCCGGTCCGCGCCGGGATCCCCGAGCGCGGGGACCGGGTCCGCTCTCCCGGCACCGGTCCTTGA
- a CDS encoding sigma-70 family RNA polymerase sigma factor: MPRPPVRSAPAPTRCGAPDAGDGDGEERAIAVDPGVWLWHVTYERTRARPLRDALIEDYTPYSHSLARRAFHHGEPLDDLRQVALVALIGALERFECERSIPFVGFATPTIIGALKRHHRDNDWALRVPRRAHAVATSLARAEARLDARIAGRTATQAELAAELGLAPSDLADAQAALRGRITQSLDAPAARGPDLPIDLAVADEGFHQAETRVDLPDALDALTPDDRRVLLQYYFEGRSQREVGEALHMSQMHVSRLLSSAIRRLRSRMDVVDGPVPGRPAGRARRAGDG; this comes from the coding sequence GTGCCCAGGCCGCCCGTCCGCTCGGCCCCCGCGCCGACCCGCTGCGGCGCGCCTGACGCCGGCGACGGCGACGGCGAGGAGCGGGCCATCGCCGTCGACCCCGGGGTGTGGCTGTGGCACGTCACCTACGAGCGGACGCGGGCCCGACCGTTGCGCGACGCCCTGATCGAGGACTACACGCCCTACTCCCACAGCCTGGCCCGACGGGCCTTCCACCACGGCGAGCCCCTCGACGACCTGCGCCAGGTGGCCCTGGTGGCGCTGATCGGCGCCCTCGAGCGCTTCGAGTGCGAGCGGTCGATCCCCTTCGTCGGGTTCGCCACGCCGACCATCATCGGCGCCCTCAAGCGCCACCACCGCGACAACGACTGGGCGTTGCGCGTGCCCCGTCGGGCCCACGCCGTCGCCACCTCGCTCGCCCGCGCCGAGGCGCGCCTCGACGCCCGCATCGCCGGACGCACCGCGACCCAGGCCGAGCTGGCCGCCGAGCTGGGCCTCGCCCCCTCGGACCTCGCCGACGCCCAGGCCGCGCTCCGGGGACGGATCACCCAGTCGCTCGACGCGCCGGCCGCCCGGGGCCCCGACCTGCCGATCGACCTCGCCGTGGCCGACGAGGGCTTCCACCAGGCCGAGACCAGGGTGGACCTCCCCGACGCGCTGGACGCCCTGACCCCCGACGACCGCCGCGTGCTGCTCCAGTACTACTTCGAGGGCCGCTCGCAGCGAGAGGTCGGCGAGGCCCTGCACATGAGCCAGATGCACGTGTCGCGCCTGCTCAGCTCGGCGATCCGCCGCCTCCGCAGCCGGATGGACGTCGTCGACGGTCCCGTGCCCGGCCGGCCGGCCGGCCGAGCGCGCCGCGCCGGGGACGGCTGA
- a CDS encoding fumarylacetoacetate hydrolase family protein — translation MKIAQHDGRLVLVLDGGVADVATASDGRFGPDPTAAYDDWDAFASWAAGVTDPTGPLDEARLQNPVPRPRQVFAIGLNYRSHAEESGMTIPDVPATFTKFPAALGGPFDDIEIVGGSVDWEVELVAVIGRAADRVGEADAWDHVAGLTVGQDISDRALQFAAGMQFSLGKSRRGYGPMGPWLVTPDEVPDRDDLGLGCSVDGETVQDGRTNDLVFSVPQLVAELSSVLPLLPGDVIFTGTPAGVGMARQPPRSLQPGQVLESWIEGIGTIRSRCVAGPT, via the coding sequence ATGAAGATCGCCCAGCACGACGGCCGCCTCGTCCTCGTCCTCGACGGGGGCGTGGCCGACGTGGCCACCGCGTCCGACGGCCGCTTCGGCCCGGACCCGACGGCCGCCTACGACGACTGGGACGCCTTCGCGTCCTGGGCCGCCGGCGTCACCGACCCCACCGGCCCGCTCGACGAGGCCCGGCTCCAGAACCCGGTCCCCCGACCCCGCCAGGTGTTCGCCATCGGGCTGAACTACCGCAGCCACGCCGAGGAGTCGGGCATGACGATCCCGGACGTGCCCGCCACCTTCACCAAGTTCCCGGCGGCGCTGGGCGGTCCGTTCGACGACATCGAGATCGTCGGCGGGTCGGTCGACTGGGAGGTCGAGCTGGTCGCCGTGATCGGCCGGGCCGCCGACCGGGTCGGCGAGGCCGACGCCTGGGACCACGTCGCCGGGCTCACGGTGGGGCAGGACATCAGCGACCGCGCCCTCCAGTTCGCCGCCGGCATGCAGTTCTCGCTCGGGAAGTCCCGGCGCGGGTACGGGCCCATGGGCCCGTGGCTCGTCACCCCCGACGAGGTCCCCGACCGCGACGACCTCGGCCTCGGCTGCTCGGTGGACGGCGAGACCGTGCAGGACGGGCGGACGAACGACCTCGTCTTCTCGGTCCCGCAGCTGGTCGCCGAGCTCTCGTCGGTGCTGCCGCTGCTCCCCGGCGACGTCATCTTCACCGGCACCCCCGCCGGCGTGGGCATGGCCCGCCAACCCCCGCGGTCGCTCCAGCCCGGCCAGGTCCTCGAGTCGTGGATCGAGGGCATCGGCACGATCCGGAGCAGGTGCGTGGCCGGCCCGACGTGA
- a CDS encoding GAF and ANTAR domain-containing protein, whose translation MTQREDLLARTMVDLADSLVDDFDVVDLLTILTDRCIELLGVSASGIVLRDPTGALRVMLSSSDAMHLLELFELQAAEGPCLECVHDGRSLVNVVLAAAGDRWPRFAPLASEAGFRTVHAFPMRLRGEVIGALNLFSVDDGVLSDADARMAQALTDVATISILQHRIASEAQTLNAQLNHALQSRIRIEQVKGMVAEQGGLAMDRAFDLLRDHARSHNRRLVEVAEAVIAGTATAASLGR comes from the coding sequence GTGACGCAGCGAGAGGACCTGCTGGCGCGGACCATGGTGGACCTCGCCGACTCGCTCGTCGACGACTTCGACGTCGTCGACCTGCTGACCATCCTCACCGACCGGTGCATCGAGCTGCTCGGCGTCTCCGCCAGCGGCATCGTGCTGAGGGACCCGACCGGCGCCCTCCGGGTGATGCTGTCGTCGAGCGACGCCATGCACCTCCTCGAGCTGTTCGAGCTCCAGGCCGCCGAGGGCCCCTGCCTCGAGTGCGTGCACGACGGCCGCTCGCTCGTCAACGTCGTCCTGGCCGCCGCCGGCGACCGCTGGCCCCGCTTCGCCCCCCTGGCCTCCGAGGCCGGATTCCGCACCGTCCACGCCTTCCCGATGCGGCTCCGGGGCGAGGTCATCGGCGCCCTCAACCTGTTCAGCGTCGACGATGGCGTGCTGAGCGACGCCGACGCCCGGATGGCGCAGGCCCTGACCGACGTGGCGACGATCAGCATCCTCCAGCACCGCATCGCCTCCGAGGCCCAGACCCTCAACGCCCAGCTGAACCACGCCCTCCAGAGCCGGATCCGGATCGAGCAGGTCAAGGGGATGGTGGCCGAGCAGGGGGGCCTCGCGATGGACCGGGCCTTCGACCTCCTGCGGGACCACGCCCGGAGCCACAACCGCCGCCTCGTCGAGGTGGCCGAGGCCGTGATCGCCGGCACGGCCACAGCAGCGTCGCTCGGGCGGTGA
- a CDS encoding GAF domain-containing protein: protein MTDAGRRAHVLERLAFHQVAQDHVGRSLCSTAVDVVQVPGAALMLVDDAGTVHPVGVHGEVMEAVEDLQQVHGEGPCIDAHHLGAPVGEPDLARPSTPRWVGFTPLAVEAGARAMFGYPLRIGSTCIGALNLCAERTGPLSGDQHRDALLLADVAVTTLLAAGPDGAPDRLTRSLVDDDTGQLVVHQATGMVAVQVGTDVGDALARLRAHAFVTGRRLSAVAQDVVARRLRLEP from the coding sequence GTGACCGACGCCGGCCGGAGGGCCCACGTCCTGGAGCGCCTGGCGTTCCACCAGGTCGCCCAGGACCACGTCGGCCGGTCGCTGTGCTCCACCGCGGTCGACGTGGTCCAGGTGCCCGGTGCCGCCCTCATGCTCGTCGACGACGCCGGCACCGTGCACCCCGTCGGGGTCCACGGCGAGGTCATGGAGGCGGTCGAGGACCTCCAACAGGTCCACGGCGAGGGGCCGTGCATCGACGCCCACCACCTCGGTGCGCCCGTCGGCGAACCGGACCTGGCCCGCCCGAGCACCCCGCGGTGGGTCGGGTTCACGCCGCTCGCGGTCGAGGCCGGGGCCCGGGCGATGTTCGGGTACCCCCTCCGCATCGGGTCGACGTGCATCGGTGCGCTCAACCTGTGCGCCGAGCGGACCGGGCCCCTCTCCGGCGACCAGCACCGCGACGCCCTGCTCCTGGCCGACGTGGCCGTCACGACCCTCCTGGCGGCGGGGCCCGACGGCGCGCCCGACCGTCTGACGCGGTCGCTGGTCGACGACGACACCGGGCAGCTGGTGGTGCACCAGGCCACCGGGATGGTGGCCGTCCAGGTCGGGACCGACGTGGGCGACGCCCTGGCCCGGCTCCGCGCCCACGCCTTCGTGACCGGTCGCCGCCTCAGCGCCGTCGCCCAGGACGTGGTCGCCCGACGTCTCCGCCTCGAGCCGTGA